A genomic stretch from Juglans microcarpa x Juglans regia isolate MS1-56 chromosome 3S, Jm3101_v1.0, whole genome shotgun sequence includes:
- the LOC121257398 gene encoding uncharacterized protein At2g33490-like, with protein MKTPLRKLRGFGLHKHQHKDRRDIRPLSQLDELAQASLDMQDMRDCYDSLLSAAAATTNSAYEFSESLREMGACLLEKTALNDDEESGRVLLMLGKVQFELQKLIDGYRSHIYQTITIPSESLLNELQTVEEMKRQCDEKRDVYDYMITRQREKGGSRSGKGESFSMQQLETARDEYDEEAAFYVFRLKSLKQGQSRSLLTQAARHHAAQLCFFKKAVKSLEAVEPHVKLITEQQHIDYQFIKLHDGDESDNDDDNDDYYDMHYDSELSFDYGQNDLEHDVSTSQKSMELNQVDITFPQVATLEAVKENLDRPDSNSFTYKARSGSQSAPLFAENKFDSAERTGHMRPSSTRKLQTYVLPTPVDMKSSISAGTVNLMLPKTQTPPFDHTRNSWHSSPLDPKKYEKILVDKKLSRPTEINAQSVLKESINNTASTLLPPPSADGILFPYHYTFAASDPKKLKRDAFSGPLKSEPWPTKLVSVERPYLNSGPLLRNPASYLPSTSPKASPSTSPTFVSSPRISELHELPRPPANSTPKSSRPEGWAGHSAPLGSKDQVLSAIKKPVVSNAASPLPTPPQTISRSLSIPSSSSSVRTSHTSTPLQGLHGMEMAEDVSSPPLIPVALSSNRLSSTNSDTVTCTVEIRGAD; from the exons ATGAAGACTCCGCTTAGAAAGTTGCGAGGTTTCGGGCTTCACAAGCACCAGCACAAGGACCGCAGAGATATCCGGCCTTTGTCACAATTGGACGAGCTAGCTCAGGCGTCGCTG GACATGCAAGATATGAGAGACTGCTATGATAGTTTACTTTCTGCCGCTGCCGCAACTACAAACAGTGCTTATG AATTCTCAGAGTCATTGCGGGAAATGGGTGCTTGTCTTCTTGAGAAAACTGCATTGaatgatgatgaagaaagtg GCAGAGTTCTTCTGATGCTAGGAAAAGTACAGTTTGAACTGCAGAAACTTATTGATGGCTAT CGGTCTCATATATACCAAACAATCACAATCCCATCAGAGTCTCTTCTCAACGAACTTCAAACTGTTGAG GAGATGAAGCGCCAATGTGATGAGAAAAG GGATGTATATGATTATATGATAACAAGACAAAGAGAAAAAGGGGGATCAAGAAGTGGAAAAGGAGAGAGTTTTTCCATGCAGCAGTTAGAAACCGCTCGTGATGAATATGATGAGGAAGCAGCGTTTTATGTTTTCCGGTTGAAATCTCTAAAGCAAGGACAATCACGAAGTCTTCTTACACAAGCAGCTCGTCACCATGCTgctcag TTGTGCTTCTTCAAGAAGGCTGTTAAATCTCTTGAGGCAGTAGAACCGCATGTGAAATTGATAACTGAACAGCAGCATATTGACTACCAATTCATCAAACTTCATGATGGGGATGAAAGTGATAACGATGATGACAATGACGATTACTATGATATGCATTatgatagtgagttgagttttgaCTATGGACAAAATGATCTGGAGCATGATGTTTCTACATCCCAAAAATCAATGGAG CTCAATCAGGTGGATATTACATTTCCCCAGGTTGCAACTCTGGAAGCTGTCAAG GAAAATCTGGATAGGCCTGACAGTAATTCTTTTACTTACAAGGCTAGGTCAGGTAGTCAATCAGCCCCACTCTTTGCTGAGAATAAATTTGATTCTGCTGAAAGAACTGGGCATATGCGGCCATCATCAACACGGAAGTTGCAGACGTATGTGCTACCCACTCCAGTTGATATGAAAAGTTCAATTTCTGCCGGAACAGTTAATCTGATGCTCCCCAAAACACAGACTCCTCCATTCGACCACACTAGGAATTCGTGGCATTCATCCCCATTGGatccaaaaaaatatgaaaaaattttggtAGACAAGAAACTCTCCAGACCCACTGAAATCAACGCTCAGTCTGTCCTCAAAGAGAGCATCAACAACACTGCATCCACACTCTTGCCCCCTCCTTCAGCTGATGGGATTTTATTTCCATACCACTATACATTTGCAGCTTCTGATCccaaaaaactcaaaagagATGCTTTTTCTGGTCCATTAAAGAGTGAGCCATGGCCTACCAAGCTAGTGTCAGTGGAACGCCCCTATTTGAATTCTGGACCTCTTCTTCGAAATCCAGCATCTTATCTTCCATCAACATCGCCAAAAGCATCTCCTAGTACTTCCCCTACTTTTGTGTCCTCGCCTAGAATAAGTGAGCTTCATGAACTTCCTAGGCCCCCTGCAAATTCAACCCCCAAGTCTTCAAGACCTGAGGGTTGGGCTGGTCATTCAGCCCCCTTGGGGTCCAAGGATCAAGTGCTTTCTGCTATAAAGAAACCAGTTGTGTCAAATGCAGCATCTCCATTGCCAACACCTCCACAAACAATTTCGCGTAGTTTATCCATACCTTCAAGTAGTTCTAGTGTGAGAACTTCCCATACATCGACACCCCTGCAAGGTCTTCATGGCATGGAGATGGCCGAAGATGTTTCTTCACCCCCTCTGATACCAGTAGCCCTTTCTAGCAATCGGCTGTCATCAACTAATTCTGACACTGTTACTTGCACTGTTGAAATTAGAG GTGCGGATtga
- the LOC121258792 gene encoding pyruvate dehydrogenase E1 component subunit beta-1, mitochondrial-like: MAIIAVEVVGSVLLSVPFLIIHPNLKLLSSKFPLLPFSPSSSVLFYQRLSEREKDVGVIRRKIGAGGSSLLTSGRSFQWTRPAVSAWRSYSSAAKEMTVRDALNSALDEEMSADPKVFLMGEEVGEYQGAYKISKGLLDKYGPERVLDTPITEAGFTGIGVGAAYYGLRPVVEFMTFNFSMQAIDHIINSAAKSNYMSAGQISVPIVFRGPNGAAAGVGAQHSQCYAAWFATCPGLKVLAPYSSEDARGLLKAAIRDPDPVVFLENELLYGESFPVSAEVLDSSFCLPIGKAKIEKAGKDVTITAFSKMVGYALKAAEILTKEGISAEVINLRSIRPLDRSTINDSVRKTNRLVTVEEGFPQHGVGAEICTSIVEESFGYLDAPVERIAGADVPMPYAANLERLAVPQVEDIVRAAKRACYRSMPLAAAA; the protein is encoded by the exons ATGGCAATCATAGCGGTGGAGGTAGTTGG GTCCGTCCTTCTGTCCGTACCTTTCCTCATCATACACCCTAATCTGAAGCTGCTTTCATCTAAATTCCCTCTTTTACCATTTTCTCCAAgttctag tgttttattttatcagaGGTTGAGCGAAAGGGAGAAAGATGTTGGGGTTATAAGGCGGAAAATCGGTGCCGGAGGCTCTTCTCTACTG ACTTCGGGACGGTCCTTTCAGTGGACTCGCCCTGCCGTGTCGGCATGGAGAAGCTACTCATCAGCGGCAAAAGAG ATGACAGTGAGAGATGCTCTAAACTCTGCGCTCGATGAGGAAATGTCTGCTGATCCTAAAGTATTCTTGATGGGGGAAGAG GTTGGGGAATATCAGGGTGCATACAAG ATATCCAAAGGGCTCCTGGATAAGTATGGTCCTGAGAGGGTTCTTGATACACCAATCACAGAG GCTGGGTTTACAGGGATTGGAGTTGGTGCTGCTTACTATGGGCTGCGACCTGTTGTAGAGTTTATGACGTTTAACTTCTCTATGCAG GCAATTGACCACATCATTAATTCTGCTGCAAAATCAAACTATATGTCTGCTGGGCAGATATCTGTGCCTATAGTTTTCAGAGGGCCTAATGGTGCTGCTGCTGGTGTTGGTGCCCAGCACTCTCAA TGTTATGCTGCGTGGTTTGCCACCTGCCCTGGGTTGAAAGTGTTGGCTCCTTACTCATCTGAAGATGCTCGTGGACTGCTAAAGGCTGCCATACGAGATCCCGATCCTGTTGTTTTCCTTGAAAATGAGTTGTT ATATGGTGAGTCATTCCCTGTTTCAGCCGAAGTTCTTGATTCCAGTTTTTGTCTTCCAATTGGGAAAGCTAAG ATTGAGAAAGCAGGAAAGGATGTGACTATTACGGCTTTTTCAAAAATGGTGGGCTATGCTCTCAAG GCAGCTGAGATACTCACGAAGGAAGGTATCAGTGCTGAG GTTATAAATTTACGCTCAATTCGGCCACTAGATAGATCCACAATCAATGACTCTGTCAGAAAAACCAACAGACTGGTAACAGTTGAAGAAGGGTTTCCTCAGCATGGTGTTGGAGCTGAAATCTG CACCTCTATTGTTGAGGAGAGCTTTGGTTATCTTGATGCACCAGTCGAGAGAATTGCTGGGGCTGATGTTCCTATGCCTTACGCAGCTAATCTTGAGAGATTGGCTGTTCCACAG GTTGAAGACATTGTTCGTGCTGCAAAGAGAGCATGCTACAGATCTATGCCATTGGCTGCAGCTGCCTAA